The following nucleotide sequence is from Halorussus caseinilyticus.
CGCGGACATCCCCGAGACCATCGACGTGCAGGGCGAGTCGATAGACCTCCGGGAGTTCGTCTTCGAAATCAAGCGCCGGGACACCGTGCCCGCGGGCGAACGCGACCGGGTGGACGAGGCCAAGAAGAACCTCCGGCGCGAGCGACTCCAGCGCAAGCAACTGCTCGAAGAGGGCGACATCACCCGCGAGGAGGGCGAGGAGTTGGTGTCGGCCATCGTGGGCATCGACCGCGCGCTGAACGCCCTCGAAAGCCTCGGTCCGACCAGCCTCGAACAGGAGGCCCGAGCGAAGGAGGCCGCCGACCGCAAGCGGTGGATGTCGTTCCTCAAGCAGGCGCTCGGACGCGACGACGCGGGCAAGCGCGGACGACTCTGACGACGACCAGAAACCATGAGACCCAACGCCGAAATCGCCGACTTGCTCGAAGAGTACGCCGACCTGCTCGAAGCACAGGGCGTCGAGTACAAACACAGGACCTACCGCCGGGCGGCCGAGAGCATCCGGGACTCGCCCGAGGACATCGCGGCGTTGGCCGCCGAAGGTCCCGAGGCGGTCCAGCAGATTCAGGACGTTGGCGAGTCCATCTCGAAGAAGGTGGTCGAAGCCGTCGAGACCGGCGTCTTCGAGCAACTGGAGGAGGCCCGCGCCGAGATGCCCGTCGAGATGGCCGCGCTCACCGGCGTCGAGGGCGTCGGTCCG
It contains:
- a CDS encoding DUF5788 family protein, which codes for MKEYERKQLLERVEREGATVGADIPETIDVQGESIDLREFVFEIKRRDTVPAGERDRVDEAKKNLRRERLQRKQLLEEGDITREEGEELVSAIVGIDRALNALESLGPTSLEQEARAKEAADRKRWMSFLKQALGRDDAGKRGRL